In Mycobacterium branderi, the DNA window CTCGATGGCCTCCACGGTCACCGGGTCGGCCGCCTCGGCCGCCACCTCCAGCGCGGTCAGCGCGCGGCGGGCGTCGCCGGCGGCCAGCTGCACCAGCAGGTCGACGGCGTCGGGGTCGACCTGCACCCGCCCGTTCAGTCCTCGCGGATCCTCGATGGCGCGCTGCACGACGGCGCGGATGTCGTCGGCGCTCAGCGGATGCAGCTGCAGGATCAGCGACCGCGACAGCAGCGGCGCCACCACCGAGAATGACGGGTTCTCCGTCGTCGCGGCCACCAGCAGCACCACCCGGTTCTCCACCGCGGACAGCAGTGCGTCCTGCTGGGTCTTGGAGAATCGGTGCACCTCGTCGATGAACAGCACGGTCTGCTCGCCGTAAGCGGCGCCGTGACGGGCCTTTTCTATGACGGCCCGGACCTCCTTGACGCCGGCCGACAGCGCCGACAACGCCTCGAACCGCCGCCCGGTGGCCTGTGAGATCAGCGCGGCCAGCGTCGTCTTGCCGCTGCCCGGCGGCCCGTAGAGGATGACCGACGCCACGCCGGAGCCCTCGACCAGGCGGCGCAGCGGCGAGCCGGGTTGCAGCAGGTGGTCCTGCCCGACCACCTCGTCGAGCGTGGCCGGGCGCATCCGTACCGCCAGCGGCGCAGGGGCCGACTCGCCGTGGCCCATCGCGGTGGGCGTGGCGGGGACGTCGAACAGACCGTCGGACACGGTTTCAGGCATACCACGGCGGTACCGATGAGAACTGCGCGCCGATCTGGTCTGCACATCGACACCCGTCATGAGGAGAGGAAGAACCGTGTCCAAATCAGCCAGCCGCGTGGCCGGCATCGTGATCACCGCATTGCTCGCGATATTTCTGGCGTTCGACTGCATCACCAAGATCGTCGGTGTCGAAGCCAGCCGCGAGGGAACCGCCGAGCTCGGGTTTCCGGTCGAACAGACCGCGGTGATCGGGTGGGTCCTGCTGGCCTGCCTGGTGGTGTTTCTCATTCCGCGTACGGCAGTGCTCGGCGCGATCGGCATCACCGCCTACCTCGGTGGCGCGGTGACGGCCAACATGCGCGCCGAAAAGCCCGTCGCCACCTTCGTGCTGTCGGCGGTCTACGTCGGCGTGCTGCTCTGGCTCGGACTGGTCCTGCGCCGGCCTGAGCTGTTGCGCATCCTCGGCCTGCGGGGACGAGCAGACTGACGGCGCGTTTCCGGCGGCGCTGCCGAATACTTGCTAAGTTCTGCGGACGCATACTCGACGCGAACGAGGTAGGGACATGAGCCAACCACCGGAGCAGTCCGGCAGCCCCACCGACCCGCAGCCGGGGGGCCCGGGCTTTCCGCCACCCGGCTACCAGCCACCGCCACCCGGTTACGGCCCGCCACCCGGGCCCCCGCCCGGTTACGGCGCACCTCCACCGCCGCCGGGTTACGGCCCGCCACCCGGCGCGCCACCCGGGCCGCCTCCCGGCTACGGCGCACCGCCGCCACCGCCGCCGGGTTACGGTCTACCGCCGGGATACGGCGGGCCGCCACCACCTCCCGGCTATCAGCCGGGCTATCCAACCCCCGGCTACTACCCCTCTAGCGAGTTCAGCGTCGGTGACGCGTTCACCTGGGCGTGGAACAAGTTCGGCAAAAACGCGGTCCCGCTGATCGTTTCGTTCGTGGTTTACGGTGTGATCGCTGTGCTTTTGCACGTCGTAGTGTTTGTCCTTCTGGGCAACACCTCTAGCAGCAGCGGATCGTTCGTCGCGAGCCTCGGAACAAGCGGCACAATCGTGTCGGAGATCGTGTCGTTCGTCTACGGCACCTTCGTTCAGGCGGCGGCGTTGTCCGGAACGCTGGATATTGCCGACGGCCGGCCGGTGAGCATTGGCTCGTTCTTCAAACCGCGCCACCTCGGCGGCGTGATCCTGGCGGCGCTGCTGGTCGGCGTGCTCACCGCAGTCGGGTACCTGCTGTTCATCATCCCGGGCCTCATCTTCAGCTTTTTCGCCATGTTCACGATCGCCTTCGCGACCGACCGCGGACTGCCGGCGTTCGAAGCGCTGAAGGCCAGCTTCACGACCGTCATGTCGAATATCGGTGGAGCGCTGCTGTCGTGGGTGGTGCAGTTCCTGGTGCTGCTGGCCGGCGCGCTGCTCTGCGGCATCGGGCTCATCGTCGCGGCCCCGGTTGCGCTGCTGATCCAGACCTACACCTACCGCCGTCTCTCCGGCGGGCAGGTGGTACCGACGAGCTAACCCGTCACGAAGTCGATCAGCTCCTCGACCCGGCCGATCAGGGCCGGGTCGAGGTCGTTCCAGTCCCGCACGCGGGCGCGGATGCGCCGCCACGCCGCCGCGGTGTCGGGCTGCCAACCCAGCGCTTCGCACACGCCGTGCTTCCAGTCCACCCCGCGCGGGATCACCGGCCAGGATTGCAGCCCAAGGCGATTCGGCTTGACCGCCTGCCAGATGTCGACGAACGGATGACCGACCACCAGCGTGTGCGCGCCGCCCGGCCCGCGGCGCACTGCCTCGGCCAGCCGCGCCTCCTTCGAGCCGGGCACCAAATGGTCGACCAGCACGCCGAGCCGCCGGCCCGGGCCCGGCCGGAACCGCTCGACCACGTCGACCAGGTCATCGACGCCGCCCAGGTGCTCGACCACCACCCCCTCGACGCGCAGATCGTCGCCCCACACCTGTTCGACGAGTTCGGCGTCGTGGCGGCCCTCGACATAGATCCGGCTGGCCAGCGCCACCCGGGCCCGCTCCCCCGCGACCGCCACCGATCCCGACGCGGTGCGCTTAGGCGTCTCGGGTAGCGGGCGGCGCGGCGCGGTCACAATCACAGGCCGGCCGTCGACGAGGTAGCCGGGTCCGATCGGGAAAGGTCTGGTGCGGCCGTGCCGGTCCTCGAGTTCCATGCGGCCGTACTCGATTCGCACCACCGCGCCGACGTAGCCGCTCTGCGCGTCTTCGAGGACCATCCCGAGTTCCACCGGCAGTTCCGTGGAGCGCATGCGTCGCGATTGGTGGGGGTCGTTGGCCAAAACGTCGGTTCCGTAGCGGTCGCTCACCCGAGCGATCCTAAGAACGGTCGTGGCCGAATCCTCGTCGCCACACCGTGTACCAGACACGTGTACATTTGCCGCATTTTCGTCCGGACCCTTGACAATTTGCCGAATTGTGTCCAAGGATTTCAAGGGTTGGCGGATCGCGGTCGCTACCAGGGGGTTGATTGCGATCCGTCAACTTCGGGTTCGCGGCCTCGAACTCGTGGGGAAGTCGTACGGAGGGGGCATCTCGATGAACCGCACCCGGCAGGCGGCTGCCCTTTTCACGGTGGCGACGGTCGGCGCGCTGACCGGATGCTCGGCCAAGGCGACCTCCGACGACGACGGCATCGACCCGGGCCAGCCGGCAGCCGCCGGCACCGAGAGCACGAAAATCGCCACGCCGAGCGGTGAATTCGTCGTGCGCGGCGCCATTCTGCAGAAGTACAACTCGGTCGGCGGGCCGAACGGTCCACTGGCACTGCCGACGGCCAGCGAGCAGTCCGGCCCCGCCGACGGCCACTACAACACGTTCGACGGCGGCGCCATCTACTGGTCGCCGACCACGGGCGCCCACGTCCTGTGGGGCGGGATCGGCAACACCTGGCGAAAACACGGTGGCGCGGGCGGTCAACTGGGCTACCCGACCAGCGACGAGCAACCGATTCCCGGTGGCTGGCAACAGCACTTTCAACACGGCACCATCACGTACACCGACGGCCCGCGCATCGAAATGAACTAACGACGTTGCGCTAAGCCGTTGACTGCCTTGACGTTCCGACGGCCAGATTATCTTGGGGGACAGATGACGCAAAGTTCGTCAATCAATGGGGCGGCGCTGATCAGCGCCGAGGAGCTCAAAGAACAGATCGACGACGGGCGCCTCGACATCGATGCGGTCGACGACGACGGCAGGACGCCGCTACACCGCGCAATCGACCTCGGCGCCGAGGATCTCGCCGTATTCCTGGTGAGCATCGGAGCGGACGTGAACCTGCGCGACCGATGGGGCAACACCCCGCTGTGGCGAGCTGTGTACCACGCGCCGGGGACTGACGCAATCGTCGAGCTGCTCCTCGAGCGCGGTGCGGACCCGGCGGCGAAGAACAACCACGACGTCAGCCCAATCGACTTGGCGCACAAGATGACCGACGACGACGAGACGGCCAAGCTGCTACCGAGGCTTCAAGCTGCACTGAGCACGGATGAATGACCGCGTCTGCCCCGAGCTGCTGCGCCAAACGCTGCTGAGCTACCTCACCCGCGCCAGAAGTTCATTGACCACGGCCCAACTCCGCGAACACACCGAAGAACACTTCCGGCAGCCGATCGTCATCGAGACCGTCTACCGCAGCCTCACCGTGCTCGAACGCCGCGGAGATGTCAAGCGCCGCAACATATCCGGGCGACACGTGCATTGGGTACGTAATTAGCAAGCCCGGCTCGGCCGGAAATAGCCCTGGCTGAGCTACCCTAACCCGCTCCACAGGAGCACAATCGCATTGTGGCCACGTGGGACGACGTTGCCGGCATCGTCGGCGAGCTGCCGCTCGTCGAAGAGCGCTCGCCACACGACTGGCGGATCGGCAAGAAGCTGATCGCCTGGGAACGCCCACTGCGCAAGTCCGATCGAGAAGCGTTGGCGGCGCGGGGAATTGAGCCTCCCGACGGTGACATCCTCGGGGTCAGGGTGGCCGACGAGGGCGTCAAGTTCGCGTTGATCGCCGAGGAGCCCGGGGTGTATTTCACCACGCCGCATTTCGACGGGTATCCGGCAGTATTGGTCAAACTGGGCCAAATCGACGAGCTCGGGCTTCGCGAAGTGATCACCGAGGCTTGGCTGACTCAGGCTCCGAAACGTCTGGTCGAGGAGTTCCTCGGCGAGGCGACCTGAGGACGGCTTCCAGGTCGTCCACGCACGTCGCTACGACGGCGGCAAGGACCACCGTCATGGTTGCGGGCCGCGTACCCGAGTCCCGAGCGCGCTGCTCGTGCAACCGGCCGACGACAGCTACGCCTCAGAGACATCATTGGTAACACAAACAACAGAAGTTAACTATTACCTCACTAAGCTTGCCTAACAACAACAATCACTTTTATAGCGGAAGTATCATCAGCATCAATAACACTTCTATTAACTCATGACTACTAGAAACGCCGGGACACCATCAATCTCGCTAAATAAAAATTGACTCACCTGTTGACAATTTTCACGATCATTTGTTACTGGTGTTAAATGGCACGATTTGGTGAAGCACTCAATGCGGAAACCTGGTGCAAGTCATTGGTGAAGGCGGCCATCGTCGTCGTCGCTATCTCCCTGGTCATCGATCCCACGACCGGCGTGGCATACGCCGACAGCGTCAACTGGGATGCCGTGGCCGAATGCGAGTCAGGCGGCAACTGGTCGGCCGACACCGGCAACGGGTTCTACGGCGGCCTGCAGTTCAAGCCGTCGACCTGGGCCGAAAACGGTGGCGTCGGCTCGCCGGCCGACGCCACCCGGGAGCAGCAGATTGCGGTCGCCGAACGCACGCTGGCCACCCAGGGGCCGGAGGCGTGGCCTAAGTGCGGACCCAACCAAACTCTGTTCCCGACCGAGGTGGTCAACATTCTGCGATCCGGGCATCCGGTGCGCACCACGCTGCACAAGCTGTGGTCGAAAGCGTTACCGCACTAGCCGCTAATTCACCGCCTGCAGCTCGAAAAGCGGGATGCCCTGATACTCCGCGGAAAGGCCAATGGCGTCAGTCGCGCCCGGCCGGATTCGGCACCGTCAGCACCGCCTGGGTCTGGGTCACCTGGGCGACGAGCTTGCCGCGGTCGTCGGTGAGGTTGGTCTGCGCGACGATCGTGCTGCGGCCTACGTGCAGCGGTTCGCTGGTGGCTGTGACAACACCCGAGCGCACGGCGCGGAAGAAGTTCGTCTTCGACTCGATCGTCGCGGTGCCGGCGCCCGGCGGCAGGTTGGCCACGGCACAGATTGCGCCGATGGTGTCCGCGAACGCCATCAGTGCTCCGCCGTGCAGTATCCCGCCCGTCGTGCAGAGTTCCTCGGCCCAATTCATCGTGGCCGTCACCCGCTGCGGCGTGACCTCGCTGACGTCGATGCCGAGGGTGGCCGCCAACGGGACGGCCGAAACGACGTCACTGGGATCCATGACTACCCCGGGGTGGCGGCACGACGTCGATGCCGGCCTCCTTGCGCTGCTGGGCGGTGATCGGCGCCGGCGCATCGGTCAGCGGGTCGACGCCGCCGCCGGACTTCGGGAACGCGATCACCTCGCGGATCGAGTCGACGCCGGCCAGCAGCGCAGTGGTTCGGTCCCAGCCGAACGCGATGCCGCCGTGCGGCGGCGCGCCAAACATGAACGCCTCCAACAGGAAACCGAACTTCTCTTCGGCCTGCGCCTTGTCGAGGCCCATCACCGCGAACACCTTCTCTTGAATGTCGCGCCGGTGGATACGGATTGAGCCGCCGCCGATTTCGTGCCCGTTGCACACGATGTCGTAGGCGTCGGCCAGTACGGCGCCCGGGTCGGTGTCGATGTGCTCGGCACACTCGGGCTTGGGCGCGGTGAACGCATGGTGCACCGCCGTCCACGCACCGCCGCCGACGGTGACTTCACCGGCGGCCGTCGCCTCGTCGGCCGGTTCGAACAACGGCGGGTCGACCACCCAGACGAATGCCCACGCGTCGGGGTCGATCATGCCCTGCCGCCTGGCGATCTCGTTGCGGGCCGCGCCGAGCAGGGCGCGCGACGGCTTCGGCGGCCCAGCCGAGAAGAACACGCAGTCACCGGGTTTGGCACCGACATGCGCGGCCAGTCCCGCGCGCTCAGCCTCGGACAGGTTCTTGGCGACGGGCCCGCCCAGCGTGCCGTCGTCGGCCACCAGCACGTAGGCCAGCCCCTTGTGGCCGCGCTGCTTGGCCCAGTCCTGCCAGCCGTCCAGTGTGCGCCGTGGTTGTGACGCGCCGCCCGGCATCACCACCGCGCCGACATACGGCGCCTGGAAGACCCGAAAAGGCGTGTCCGAGAAGAACTCCGTGCATTCCACCAGTTCCAGGCCGAAACGCATGTCGGGCTTGTCGGACCCGAACCGGCGCATGGCCTCGTCATACGTGATCCGCGGAATCGGCCTCGGCAGTTCGTATCCGATCAGCGCCCACAGCGCGGCGAGGATTTCCTCGGAGACTGCAATGACGTCGTCGGCGTCGACGAAGCTCATCTCCATGTCGAGCTGGGTGAATTCCGGCTGGCGGTCGGCGCGGAAATCCTCGTCGCGATAGCACCGGGCGATCTGGTAGTAACGCTCCATCCCGGCGACCATCAGCAGCTGCTTGAACAGCTGCGGGCTCTGCGGCAGAGCGTAGAACGATCCGGGTTGCAGCCGCGCGGGCACCAGGAAATCGCGGGCGCCCTCCGGGGTGGAGCGGGTCATCGTCGGCGTCTCGATCTCGACGAAGTCGTGTCGCGCCAACACTTCTCGTGCGGCGGCATTCACCTTGGACCGCAACCGAATTGCCGCACCCGGGCCGTCGCGGCGCAGGTCGAGGTAGCGGTACTTGAGCCGGACCTCCTCGCCGGCGGGCTCGTCGAGCTGGAACGGCAGCGGCGCGCACTCGCCGAGGACCGTCAACGATGTGGCGTTGAGTTCGATCTCGCCGGTGGCGATCTCGGGGTTGGCGTTGCCCTCCGGGCGGATCTCGACGACACCCTGGACGGCGATGCAGAACTCGGCGCGCAGCCGGTGCGCCTGCTCCAGGACGTCGGCGGCGCGGAACACCACCTGCGACACCCCTGACGCGTCGCGCAGGTCGATGAAGATCACCCCGCCGTGGTCGCGGCGGCGTGCCACCCAGCCGGCCAGCGTCACCGTTTGGCCCGCGTCGGCGGCGCGCAACGAACCTGCGGCGTGAGTGCGCAGCACGAATACTCCTCTGCATGTTGGTGGGCGACTGCCCAGTGTAGAGCGGGTAATTTCGACGATCGTCATGCATATTGCCGTGGTAGGTCCCGGGGCGGTCGGTGCGACGGTCGCTGCGCTGCTGCACGCCGCCGGTCACCGGGTATTGCTGTGCGGGCGCACGCCGCGCGACCGGATCGAACTGCGGCCCGACGGAGCCGATCCGATCGTGGTGCCCGGTCCGGTGTGCACCGACCCCGGCGAGATCGACGCGCGGGTCGACGTGGTGGTACTGGCCGTCAAGGCCACCCAGAACGACCAGGCAGGCGGCTGGCTCTCCCGGCTGTGCGACGAGCACACGGTCGTGGCCGTGCTGCAGAACGGAATCGAGCAGGTCGAACAGGTGCAGCCGCACTGCCCGACGTCGGCGGTGGTGCCCGGCATCGTCTGGTACAGCGCCGAGACCGAGCCGGACGCAGGGGTGCGGCTGCGCACCGAGGCGCGGCTGGTGCTGCCCACCGGACCGGCGGCGGAGACGGTCGCCGAGCTGCTGCGCGGCGCCGGCTGTGTGGTGGACTGCGACCCCGACTTCACCGCCGCACTGTGGCGCAAGCTGCTGGTCAACGCGCTGGCCGGGCTGATGGCGTTGACGGGACGGCGCTCGGGCATGTTCCGCCGCGACGATGTGGCCGCGCTGTCGCGCGCTTATCTGGCCGAGTGCCTGGCCGTGGCGCGCGCCGAGGGCGCGGGCCTGGGCGAGGATGTGGTCGACGAGATGGTCGAGATGTTCCGCCGCGCCCCCGCCGACATGGGCACCTCGATGCTCGCCGACCGCGAGGCCCGTCGCCCGCTGGAATGGGACGTGCGCAACGGTGTGATCATCCGCAGGGCGCGCCGTCACGGCATCCCCACACCGATCAGCGACATCCTGGTGCCGCTGCTGGCCGCCGCCAGCGACGGGCCGGGCTGACTTCGATCCCCTGCCCGATTTCACCCAAAGGAGTGCCAATGCCGAAAATGTTTCCCTGCGAACGCGTCGACGCCAGCTTCGCCGAGACAGCGCCCTATCGGTTCGCCAACAGCGTCGACCTGGCGATCACGCCCGAGCAGCTCTTCGAAGTCCTCGCCGACGCCGAATCCTGGCCACGCTGGGCATCGGTGATCACCAAGGTGACCTGGACCAGCCCGGAGCCGCGCGGCGTGGGCACCACCCGCATCGTGCACATGCGCGGCGGCATCGTCGGCGACGAGGAGTATCTGGTCTGGGAGCCCTTCACCCGCATGACTTTTCGGTTCAACGAGTGCTCGACGCGCACCCTTGGCGCCTTCGCCGAGGACTACCGCGTCGAACCCACGCACGTCGGCTGCCGGCTGACGTGGACCATGGCCATCAAGCCTCTCGGTATATCGCGGTTGGGTCTGTTCCTGGGTCGCCCGGTCATGAACTGGATGCTGCGGTCGTTCCTGGCCAACTTGCGCAGCTACACCGACGCTCGCTTCGCCGCAACCTTGGGCAGCCCGAACCGCGGTGTGGAAGGCTGATGCAAGCCCCCATTCACAGGCAACGGAGCGCGCGATGACCTTCAACGAGGGAATGCAGATCGACACCAGCACCACGTCGTCGTCGGGCGGCGGCGGTCGCGGGATTGCGATCGGCGGCGGCCTGGGCGGCCTGCTGATCGTGGTGGTGGCCATGTTGCTCGGCGTCGATCCCGGCAACGTGATCAGCCAGCAGACGGTCAACACTCGCGAGGACGTGGCACCCGGGTTCGACCTCAACAAGTGCCGAACCGGCGCCGACGCCAACAAATACGTGCAGTGCCGCGTGGTGGCCACCGGCAACTCCGTCGACGGAGTGTGGAAACAGCTGATGCGCGGATACACCCGCCCGCGGGTGCGGTTGTTCAGCGGGCAGGTCGGCACCGGGTGCGGGTCGGCCACCAGCGAGGTGGGGCCGTTCTACTGCCCGGTCGACCAGACCGCCTACTTCGACACCGACTTCTTCCAGGTGCTCGTCGACCAATTCGGTTCCAGCGGTGGGCCGTTGGCGCAGGAGTACGTGGTGGCACACGAGTTCGGCCACCATGTCCAGAATCTGCAGGGCAACCTCGGCCGCGCCCAGCAGGGCGCCCAGGGCGCCAGCGGCAATGGCGTCCGGACCGAACTGCAGGCCGACTGCTATGCCGGCGTGTGGGCGCACTACGCGTCGATCACCAAGCAGGAGAGCACCGGTGTTCCGTACCTGGAACCGTTGAGCGACAAGGATATTGCCGACGCGTTGTCGGCGGCGGCGTCGGTGGGCGACGACCGCATCCAGCGACGGGCCACCGGGCGCACCAACCCCGAGTCGTGGACACATGGGTCCTCCGAGCAGCGGCAGCACTGGTTCACCGTCGGCTACCAGACCGGCGACCCCAACCAGTGCGACACCTTCCGCGCCGCCCAGCTCGGGTAGCGCCCGCTAGAACAGCGTCGGCTGCAGCGGAGCGGCGGCGGGCGCCGGAGCCGGCTCGCTGAACCTCAGCCGATCACCGCCGAGCCGGTGCTTCGCCAGAAGCGGTGCCGCGCGGGCCTTGAGCTCGTCGCGGTAATGCGGCGGCAAATAGGCGCCGCGGCGATACAACTCGCGATACCGGGCGACCAGATCCGGGTGAGAGCGCGCCAGCCACGACATGAACCAGCCGCGCGTCGAACCGCGCAGATGCAGCCCCATCACCGTCGCCCCGGTGGCCCCGGCGGCGGCGATCTGACCCAGCAGGTCGTCGAGCTGCTCGACGGAATCGGTCAGGTGCGGCAGCACCGGCGCCACCATCACGTGACAATCCAGGCCGGCGTCGCGGATGGCCGTGATCAGTGCGAGCCGGGCTTGCGGGCTTGGGGTTCCGGGTTCGACGTCGCGGTGCAACTCGGGGTCGCCGACGGCCAGCGAGACGGCGACCCGGACGGGCACCCGCGCGGCGGCGTCGGCGATCAGCGGCAGGTCGCGGCGCAGCAGCGTGCCCTTGGTCAGGATCGACAGCGGTGTAGCCGAATCGGCCAGCGCCCCGACGATGCCGGGCATCAACGCATACCGCCCCTCGGCGCGTTGGTAGGGGTCGGTGTTGGTGCCCAGCGCGACGGTGTCGCGGCGCCACGATTTGCGGTGCAGCTCACGGCGCAGCACGTCGACGACGTTGGTCTTGACGACGATCTGGGTGTCGAAGTCGTTGCCGCAGTTGAGTTCCAGGTACTCGTGGCTGGGGCGAGCGAAGCAATACCGGCACGCGTGCGAGCAGCCCCGGTACGCGTTGACCGTGTAGTGAAACGGCAATGCCGAAGCGTCCGGGACCTTGTTCAGCGCCGACTTGCAGAGCACCTCATGGAACGTGATCCCGTCGAAGTGGGGTGTGCGCACGCTGCGGACAAACCCGATGCGCTCCAAGCCGGGCAGCGCACCGTCGTCGACGGCGATCCCCTGCTGGTCCCACCGCATACCCTATTCGAACTGATGTTCGGAAATTAGTCAAGCGTCGACGAGTAACTCCCGCAACCTGGCCCGGCCCTCGTCGTCGAGCGGCAGCAACGGCCGCCGAGGATCTCCCACCCCGACGCCCAGCAGTTCCAGGCCCGCCTTGACGGTGGTGGGCAGCCCGCCCGCAACGATGAACTCCAGCAGCGGCTTGAGCTCGTCGTAGACCTTCTGCGCCTTGTCCAGGTCGCCCGCGCGCACCGCGTCGTACAGGTCGATGCAGGGCTGCGGACGCAAACACGGTGCGGCCGTGCACCATCCGGCCGCGCCGGCCTTTAATGCCTCGAGCACCAACGGGTTGCTGCCGTTGTAGAACGGCAGCGCTCCCCCGCTGAGCTTGTCGATCCGTTGCATG includes these proteins:
- a CDS encoding Rv2578c family radical SAM protein, whose amino-acid sequence is MRWDQQGIAVDDGALPGLERIGFVRSVRTPHFDGITFHEVLCKSALNKVPDASALPFHYTVNAYRGCSHACRYCFARPSHEYLELNCGNDFDTQIVVKTNVVDVLRRELHRKSWRRDTVALGTNTDPYQRAEGRYALMPGIVGALADSATPLSILTKGTLLRRDLPLIADAAARVPVRVAVSLAVGDPELHRDVEPGTPSPQARLALITAIRDAGLDCHVMVAPVLPHLTDSVEQLDDLLGQIAAAGATGATVMGLHLRGSTRGWFMSWLARSHPDLVARYRELYRRGAYLPPHYRDELKARAAPLLAKHRLGGDRLRFSEPAPAPAAAPLQPTLF